In a genomic window of Aggregatimonas sangjinii:
- a CDS encoding ExbD/TolR family protein, giving the protein MGKRTAVPTVNAGSMADIAFLLLIFFLVTTTIETDAGLDRMLPNTNLVPPLVQKERNVLEISINKENELMIDGHPLNLFELRETAIRFIDNGGEPEKCNYCKGRRSPESSEHPLIAIISVKNDRETTYETYIGVQNELVAAYHALRNREGQSLYQQDYTAMEAAYTDSRTDENTKIILKGCIKQLQEMYPLNIIEPIN; this is encoded by the coding sequence ATGGGAAAACGAACTGCAGTGCCCACCGTTAATGCCGGCTCAATGGCCGACATTGCTTTTTTATTATTGATATTTTTCTTGGTCACGACGACCATCGAGACCGATGCCGGTCTTGATAGAATGTTGCCAAATACAAATCTCGTACCTCCCTTGGTACAGAAAGAACGAAATGTCTTGGAAATTTCAATCAACAAGGAGAATGAACTAATGATAGATGGGCACCCATTGAACCTGTTTGAACTTCGGGAAACGGCAATACGTTTTATTGATAATGGCGGGGAACCGGAGAAATGCAATTATTGCAAGGGACGGCGTAGTCCTGAATCTTCAGAGCACCCTTTGATTGCAATAATATCGGTAAAGAACGACCGGGAAACTACCTATGAAACCTACATAGGTGTGCAAAATGAACTAGTCGCCGCTTACCATGCCTTGCGGAACAGGGAGGGACAAAGTCTTTATCAGCAAGACTATACGGCTATGGAAGCTGCCTATACCGATTCCAGAACCGATGAGAACACCAAAATTATCTTGAAAGGGTGCATAAAGCAATTACAGGAAATGTACCCTTTGAATATTATAGAACCGATAAACTAG
- a CDS encoding porin family protein, with the protein MKVFFTGAVLLYSLAMHAQFVQDSVIVDKQYLEDQFYLGITYNFLLSKPENVGQQSLSYGLRAGFIKDIPLNPERNIGLGVGIGYGVYSYYSNLVATEASGAATYSVVETDNNFERNKIETHLIEIPIEFRWRKSTPTEYKFWRIYTGFNLSYVLGARSKYVRNVDDRSVKTSFNNTDVSKFQYGLTFNIGWNTFNIHAYYALNNLFERGALLDGERIDMKPLRLGFIFYIL; encoded by the coding sequence ATGAAAGTATTTTTTACTGGCGCCGTACTGTTGTACTCCTTGGCAATGCATGCCCAGTTCGTTCAGGATTCGGTAATAGTAGACAAGCAGTATCTGGAAGACCAGTTCTATTTGGGAATTACCTATAACTTTCTACTTTCCAAACCGGAGAATGTAGGTCAACAAAGCCTTTCATATGGGTTGCGCGCCGGTTTTATTAAGGATATTCCGTTAAATCCCGAAAGGAACATCGGTCTGGGTGTGGGAATCGGGTATGGGGTCTATTCGTATTATTCGAATTTAGTGGCCACAGAGGCAAGCGGGGCGGCAACCTATAGTGTAGTGGAAACGGATAATAATTTTGAACGGAATAAAATCGAGACACACCTGATTGAAATCCCGATCGAGTTTCGTTGGCGCAAATCTACCCCGACCGAATATAAGTTCTGGCGCATATATACAGGATTCAATCTAAGCTATGTGCTCGGTGCCCGATCGAAGTACGTGAGGAACGTGGATGATCGTAGCGTTAAAACTTCCTTCAATAATACCGATGTAAGCAAATTTCAATATGGGCTGACTTTCAATATCGGATGGAATACCTTCAACATACACGCCTACTATGCTTTGAACAATTTGTTCGAGCGCGGTGCCCTGCTTGATGGGGAGCGTATCGATATGAAGCCTTTACGATTGGGCTTTATTTTTTACATCCTATAG
- a CDS encoding ExbD/TolR family protein, whose amino-acid sequence MSKFAKKKSGELPAVSTASLPDIVFMLLFFFMTVTVMKDNTLKVKNELPQASEIKKLEKKDRVITIYVGAPDDQYASQYGSEPKIQLNDKFSNASDVGDFILMERAKKHQDLQNVLTTSLKVDRNANMGLISDIKQQLREVNALKVNYTTYEGDAFNNLKN is encoded by the coding sequence ATGTCTAAATTTGCAAAGAAAAAAAGTGGGGAATTGCCAGCGGTCTCAACGGCCTCACTACCTGATATTGTCTTCATGTTGCTGTTTTTCTTCATGACGGTAACCGTTATGAAGGACAATACCTTGAAAGTCAAAAACGAACTGCCGCAGGCCAGTGAAATCAAAAAGTTGGAAAAGAAAGATCGGGTCATCACAATCTATGTGGGTGCGCCTGACGATCAGTACGCCAGCCAGTATGGTTCGGAACCTAAAATTCAGCTCAACGATAAATTTTCCAACGCTTCGGACGTGGGGGATTTCATTTTGATGGAAAGGGCTAAAAAGCACCAAGACCTACAAAATGTATTGACTACCTCCTTGAAAGTTGATCGAAATGCTAATATGGGATTGATATCCGATATCAAGCAGCAACTTCGTGAAGTGAACGCGTTAAAGGTAAATTATACCACCTACGAGGGTGACGCCTTCAACAATCTTAAGAATTAG
- a CDS encoding ExbD/TolR family protein: MPRRAGAPEVNAGSMADIAFLLLIFFLVTTTIETDAGLDRMLPPIEPPENDVVIKQKNIFQVNISKSGQLLADGNLTELTALREKAMAFLENNGDGSCNYCREGKKDPTSSDNPTKAIISLKNDRETKYGTYITVQNELVGAYNDLRNREAERLFKRSFTDMEAEYIKQETPPSVKAELKEKITRIQDMFPQKLSEAETSSSSSN, encoded by the coding sequence ATGCCTAGAAGAGCAGGAGCACCAGAAGTAAATGCAGGTTCTATGGCAGACATTGCGTTTCTATTACTTATCTTTTTCTTAGTAACTACCACTATTGAAACAGATGCCGGTTTGGATCGTATGTTGCCACCTATAGAGCCGCCTGAGAATGATGTTGTGATCAAGCAGAAGAACATCTTTCAGGTAAATATCAGTAAGAGCGGCCAATTACTGGCCGATGGAAATTTGACGGAGCTGACGGCTTTGCGGGAAAAAGCGATGGCCTTCTTGGAAAACAACGGAGACGGGTCCTGTAATTATTGTAGAGAGGGGAAAAAAGACCCTACATCTTCGGATAACCCTACGAAAGCGATTATTTCCTTGAAAAACGATAGGGAGACCAAGTATGGCACTTATATTACCGTTCAAAATGAATTGGTAGGTGCCTATAACGATTTGCGTAACCGCGAGGCAGAGCGTTTGTTCAAACGCTCATTTACCGATATGGAAGCCGAATACATCAAACAGGAGACACCTCCTAGTGTAAAGGCAGAATTGAAAGAAAAGATAACGCGTATTCAGGATATGTTTCCCCAGAAACTATCAGAGGCGGAGACGTCGTCATCTTCATCAAACTAA
- a CDS encoding MotA/TolQ/ExbB proton channel family protein, translating to MKKSFSILAMSGLFVLSTNTVNAMTTVATMLQDAPAEVEKGFTQILKEQFIQGGASFMGIVLLCLILGLAVAIERIIYLNMASTNTTKLKLQVEEALASGGVEAAKEVCRNTKGPVASIYYQGLDRAGESIDSAEKAVVSYGGVQMGQLEKNVSWLSLFIAIAPMLGFMGTVIGMIQAFQKIAAVGNLSASLIAGDIQVALLTTVFGLITAIILQIFYNYIIAKIDSIVNDMEDSSIALIDMLVDHKK from the coding sequence ATGAAAAAATCATTCTCTATCCTAGCAATGTCTGGGTTATTTGTTTTAAGTACAAATACTGTGAACGCTATGACAACTGTGGCAACTATGTTGCAGGATGCCCCTGCGGAAGTTGAAAAAGGCTTTACCCAAATATTAAAAGAGCAATTTATACAAGGGGGTGCCAGTTTCATGGGTATCGTTCTTTTGTGTTTGATTCTTGGTCTGGCCGTTGCTATCGAAAGAATCATCTATTTGAACATGGCGAGCACGAACACCACAAAATTAAAGTTGCAGGTCGAAGAGGCATTGGCTTCCGGTGGCGTAGAGGCTGCTAAAGAAGTTTGTAGAAATACAAAAGGGCCCGTTGCATCGATATATTACCAAGGCTTGGATAGGGCAGGTGAAAGTATTGATTCAGCCGAAAAAGCGGTGGTTTCCTACGGTGGTGTACAAATGGGGCAATTAGAGAAAAACGTGTCATGGTTATCACTATTTATCGCTATTGCGCCGATGCTAGGGTTTATGGGTACGGTAATCGGTATGATTCAGGCCTTCCAAAAGATTGCGGCGGTAGGTAATTTGAGTGCGTCCCTTATTGCAGGTGATATTCAGGTGGCATTATTGACTACGGTATTTGGTTTGATCACGGCAATCATACTTCAAATATTCTACAACTATATCATTGCTAAAATCGACAGTATCGTTAACGATATGGAAGATTCTTCGATTGCTTTGATTGACATGTTGGTAGACCACAAAAAATAA
- a CDS encoding asparaginase produces MKEETKILLIYTGGTIGMVKDYRSGSLKAFNFKKLLKNIPELNLLDCGIDTVSFKNPIDSSNMNVGYWVELVDIIDRFYDSHDGFVVLHGSDTMSYTASALSYMLENLSKPVIFTGSQLPIGDLRTDAKENLITAVQIAALREKGKSVIREVCLYFEYKLYRANRTTKINAEHFEAFQSSNYPPLAESGVHLKVYKENLKKIRRTKNLVVHKKMSENVAILKLFPGLGEKVLESVLSIPDLRALILETYGSGNAPNEPWFLNQLKKATKNGLHIVNVTQCSGGGVLMGQYETSEQLKKLQIINGKDITTEAAITKLMYLLGTGVSDALFKTVFETSLRGEMS; encoded by the coding sequence TTGAAAGAAGAAACCAAAATATTATTGATCTACACCGGTGGCACCATTGGTATGGTAAAGGATTACCGATCCGGTAGCTTAAAGGCCTTCAATTTCAAAAAGTTGCTAAAGAATATTCCGGAGCTGAATCTTTTGGACTGCGGAATCGACACCGTTTCGTTCAAGAATCCCATAGATTCTTCCAATATGAATGTGGGGTATTGGGTAGAACTGGTAGATATTATTGACCGATTTTATGATAGTCACGATGGTTTTGTGGTGTTACATGGTAGCGATACCATGAGTTACACGGCTTCCGCATTAAGTTATATGTTGGAAAATTTGTCTAAACCGGTCATTTTTACTGGGAGCCAATTACCGATCGGCGATTTGAGAACCGATGCCAAGGAAAACCTGATTACTGCTGTACAAATAGCCGCCTTACGGGAAAAGGGAAAATCGGTCATTCGTGAGGTATGCTTATATTTTGAATACAAACTCTACCGAGCAAACCGTACCACGAAGATAAATGCAGAACATTTCGAGGCCTTCCAGTCCTCTAATTATCCACCTTTGGCAGAATCCGGGGTTCATTTGAAGGTATACAAAGAAAACCTGAAAAAAATCAGAAGAACGAAGAATCTGGTGGTGCACAAAAAGATGAGTGAAAATGTGGCTATTTTGAAGCTGTTTCCTGGTCTGGGTGAAAAGGTACTTGAAAGTGTACTTTCGATTCCCGATTTAAGGGCATTGATTTTGGAAACCTATGGCTCGGGAAATGCCCCGAACGAACCATGGTTCCTGAATCAATTAAAAAAAGCGACAAAAAACGGACTCCATATCGTCAACGTAACCCAGTGTTCAGGTGGTGGCGTACTCATGGGGCAGTACGAGACAAGCGAACAGCTTAAAAAGCTGCAAATCATTAACGGTAAGGATATTACCACCGAAGCTGCCATTACCAAGCTCATGTACCTCTTGGGTACCGGGGTGTCGGATGCCCTCTTTAAAACGGTATTCGAAACTTCGCTACGTGGGGAAATGTCGTAA
- a CDS encoding TatD family hydrolase: MMLVDTHTHLYSEAFDDDREDMIRRAMDAGIEQFYIPAIDSTYTQRMLDLESAYPENIFLMMGLHPTHVKENYEDELQHVQEMLGSRKFYAVGEIGIDLYWEQRFLKQQQAAFKQQIGWAKQYGLPIVIHCRDAFDAVFEVLEGERGDELYGIFHCFTGTFEQAQRAISLNMKLGIGGVATFKNGKIDRFLDQIDLKHIVLETDSPYLSPVPYRGKRNESAYLIKVQEKLAEIYGVSLEEIARITTENSKEVFGVS; the protein is encoded by the coding sequence ATGATGCTAGTTGACACCCACACACATTTATATAGCGAAGCGTTCGATGATGATCGTGAGGATATGATTCGCCGCGCTATGGATGCCGGTATAGAACAATTTTATATTCCGGCGATAGATTCTACGTATACCCAACGGATGCTTGACCTAGAGTCCGCTTACCCAGAAAATATATTCTTAATGATGGGGCTGCATCCCACCCATGTAAAGGAAAATTACGAAGATGAGTTGCAACATGTTCAAGAAATGCTGGGGTCGCGAAAATTTTATGCGGTTGGTGAAATCGGAATCGATTTGTATTGGGAGCAGCGCTTTTTAAAACAACAGCAAGCTGCTTTTAAGCAACAGATTGGCTGGGCCAAACAATATGGTCTACCCATCGTTATTCATTGCAGGGACGCCTTCGATGCCGTATTCGAAGTGCTAGAGGGCGAGAGGGGAGATGAACTATACGGAATCTTCCATTGCTTTACGGGAACTTTTGAACAAGCGCAACGGGCGATATCCCTCAACATGAAATTGGGTATCGGTGGTGTGGCTACCTTTAAAAATGGTAAAATAGACCGGTTTCTCGACCAAATCGACTTAAAACATATTGTCCTGGAAACCGACTCCCCGTATCTTTCTCCCGTACCATACAGGGGTAAACGAAATGAAAGTGCCTATCTTATTAAGGTTCAGGAAAAATTGGCGGAGATTTACGGGGTATCCTTGGAAGAAATCGCGAGGATAACCACCGAAAATTCCAAAGAGGTCTTTGGTGTTTCGTAA
- a CDS encoding retropepsin-like aspartic protease, translating into MSSLKKFLSKKKYTAIPLTLTATNHFEMVAKINEISGRFILDTGASNTCVGFDKISFFNLTSKASKIKAAGAGATDMETLISTKNKIVIGNWEKSKLKIVLFDLGHVNEALTAHNALPVDGIIGADILKKAKAIIDYKKRRLYLKNRE; encoded by the coding sequence ATGTCATCCCTAAAAAAATTCCTGTCCAAAAAAAAATATACCGCTATTCCCCTTACCCTCACGGCAACAAACCATTTTGAGATGGTCGCCAAAATAAACGAAATCTCCGGAAGATTCATACTCGATACCGGCGCATCGAATACCTGTGTAGGTTTCGATAAAATCTCATTTTTCAACCTTACCTCCAAGGCCTCAAAAATAAAGGCGGCCGGTGCCGGTGCTACGGATATGGAAACATTGATTTCCACTAAAAACAAGATAGTCATTGGTAATTGGGAAAAGTCGAAATTGAAAATCGTGTTATTTGACCTAGGTCACGTTAACGAGGCCCTTACGGCACACAACGCCCTTCCGGTAGATGGGATTATCGGTGCAGACATCTTAAAAAAGGCAAAGGCCATTATCGATTACAAAAAGCGCCGACTATACCTTAAAAACCGTGAATAA
- a CDS encoding cytochrome-c peroxidase — translation MTKSFFYAACLGVLVLGFSCSPDNEEYSPISSDTELEEQILQLTASLDDLKLPHNDLSGIPSDPKNPITSEKVALGKLLFHETGLGTAPKQVEGTGTYSCASCHHAKAGFQSGMKQGIGEGGTGFGLLGESRKMDPNYDIAMVDVQPLRSPTILHTAYQDVMLWNGQFGATKTNAGTEASWTTETPKETNSLGFEGVEIQAIAGSDVHRLKFDPEMLQNNAVYKALFDAAFPNVPTTERYTKLYGALAIAAYERSVVASEAPFQRWLQGDSDALNADEKQGALLFFGKGNCYSCHSGPGLNGMDFHALGMNDLSGAEIIGAPIEADIKGRGGFTNNPEDDYKFKTPTIYNLRDLKFLGHGGCFGSVREVLEYKNMAVAENEVVPQENISKEFTPLGLSETEITQLTAFIENGLFDPNLDRYVPERLPTGHCFPVADEQSRTDLGCN, via the coding sequence ATGACCAAATCTTTTTTTTATGCCGCCTGTCTAGGCGTCTTGGTGCTCGGCTTTTCATGTTCGCCGGATAACGAGGAATACTCGCCTATATCATCCGACACCGAGCTGGAGGAGCAAATCCTTCAGCTTACCGCTTCTTTGGATGACCTCAAACTACCGCATAACGATTTGTCCGGAATACCTAGTGACCCCAAAAATCCCATTACCTCTGAAAAGGTAGCCCTGGGAAAATTGCTATTTCATGAAACCGGTCTTGGCACAGCGCCAAAACAAGTTGAGGGAACAGGCACCTATTCCTGTGCTAGCTGCCATCATGCAAAAGCAGGCTTTCAGAGTGGAATGAAACAAGGTATCGGAGAAGGCGGTACAGGATTTGGACTGTTGGGTGAATCAAGAAAAATGGACCCCAATTACGATATTGCCATGGTCGATGTACAGCCCTTACGGTCGCCCACGATACTCCATACCGCTTATCAGGATGTCATGCTGTGGAACGGCCAATTCGGTGCCACCAAGACTAATGCGGGAACCGAAGCATCGTGGACCACCGAAACACCAAAAGAAACTAATAGCTTAGGATTTGAAGGAGTAGAAATACAAGCCATTGCCGGCTCGGATGTGCATCGCCTGAAATTCGACCCGGAAATGTTGCAAAATAACGCGGTGTACAAAGCACTTTTTGATGCGGCCTTTCCGAACGTTCCGACCACCGAACGCTACACTAAGCTTTACGGTGCTCTGGCGATTGCGGCATACGAACGTAGCGTTGTCGCCTCGGAGGCGCCTTTTCAAAGATGGCTTCAAGGGGATAGTGACGCTTTGAACGCAGATGAAAAACAAGGCGCCCTATTATTTTTCGGAAAGGGAAATTGTTATAGCTGCCATTCCGGTCCCGGCCTGAACGGGATGGATTTTCATGCCCTCGGAATGAATGACTTGAGCGGTGCCGAAATCATAGGCGCACCTATAGAAGCCGATATCAAAGGTCGTGGTGGCTTTACCAACAATCCTGAGGACGACTATAAGTTCAAAACCCCAACGATTTATAATCTTAGGGACCTAAAGTTTCTAGGACACGGTGGTTGCTTTGGCTCGGTACGGGAGGTATTGGAATACAAAAATATGGCCGTTGCAGAGAACGAAGTGGTACCACAGGAAAATATCTCGAAAGAGTTTACTCCTCTCGGACTTTCCGAAACGGAAATTACACAACTGACCGCTTTTATCGAAAACGGTCTTTTCGATCCGAACCTCGACCGCTATGTTCCGGAGCGCCTGCCAACCGGACACTGCTTTCCTGTTGCGGACGAGCAATCGAGAACCGACCTTGGGTGCAATTGA
- the odhB gene encoding 2-oxoglutarate dehydrogenase complex dihydrolipoyllysine-residue succinyltransferase — protein MILEMKVPSPGESITEVEIAEWLVSDGDYVEKDQPIAEVDSDKATLELPAEQSGTITLKAEVGDAVAVGAVVCLIDTSASAPEGASKDAESTMGGGDEGSGSNAEKDLAQDQKATPNSEDHKKAPQPAQAKETYASGVASPAAKKILDEKGIDSKGVKGTGRDGRITKDDAVKAVPSMGTPTGGNRGESRTKLSMLRRKVAERLVSAKNETAMLTTFNEVDMSPIFALRKEYKEAFKEKHGVSLGFMSFFTKAVVRALQMYPAVNSMIDGKEMLSYDFCDISIAVSGPKGLMVPVIRNAENLTFRGIEAEVKRLALRARDGDITVDEMTGGTFTITNGGVFGSMLSTPIINPPQSAILGMHNIVERPIAKDGLIAIAPIMYVAVSYDHRIIDGKESVGFLVAIKEALENPEEILMDGDVKKALEM, from the coding sequence ATGATATTAGAAATGAAAGTCCCTTCACCGGGAGAATCGATTACCGAGGTAGAGATTGCGGAATGGCTTGTTTCGGATGGCGACTACGTAGAAAAAGACCAACCTATTGCTGAGGTCGATTCCGATAAAGCGACACTTGAACTTCCTGCGGAGCAAAGTGGTACCATTACTTTGAAAGCAGAAGTAGGCGACGCCGTGGCAGTCGGTGCCGTGGTATGCTTGATCGACACTAGCGCCAGTGCACCAGAAGGGGCTAGTAAAGATGCGGAAAGCACCATGGGCGGGGGTGATGAAGGTTCCGGTTCGAATGCTGAGAAAGACCTCGCTCAGGATCAGAAAGCTACTCCAAACTCCGAAGACCATAAAAAAGCACCACAACCGGCTCAAGCCAAGGAAACTTATGCGTCTGGTGTGGCCTCACCGGCAGCCAAGAAAATACTTGATGAGAAAGGTATCGATTCCAAAGGGGTAAAAGGTACCGGTCGCGATGGTCGTATCACCAAAGACGATGCAGTGAAGGCCGTACCCTCTATGGGAACGCCTACCGGCGGAAACCGTGGTGAAAGCAGGACCAAACTTTCGATGCTCCGTAGAAAGGTAGCCGAACGCTTGGTTTCCGCAAAGAACGAAACGGCCATGTTGACGACCTTTAATGAAGTAGACATGTCTCCGATTTTCGCCTTGCGAAAGGAGTATAAAGAAGCTTTCAAGGAAAAGCACGGGGTGAGTTTGGGCTTTATGTCCTTTTTTACCAAAGCGGTCGTTCGTGCGCTCCAGATGTATCCGGCGGTGAATTCGATGATCGATGGCAAAGAAATGTTAAGCTATGATTTCTGTGATATCAGTATCGCGGTGTCCGGGCCTAAAGGTCTTATGGTGCCGGTAATTCGAAATGCCGAGAACCTGACGTTTAGAGGAATAGAAGCTGAGGTAAAACGACTTGCGTTGCGTGCTCGCGATGGTGATATCACCGTAGATGAAATGACCGGGGGTACGTTCACCATCACCAATGGGGGTGTTTTCGGTTCCATGTTGAGTACACCGATTATCAACCCGCCACAGAGCGCTATTTTGGGAATGCACAATATTGTAGAACGTCCGATTGCCAAAGATGGTCTCATTGCTATAGCGCCTATCATGTATGTGGCAGTCTCGTACGACCATAGAATTATCGATGGGAAGGAGTCGGTCGGTTTCCTGGTGGCCATAAAGGAAGCTTTGGAGAATCCAGAGGAAATCTTGATGGATGGTGATGTAAAAAAGGCGTTGGAAATGTAA